The genomic region CGGCCCCCGATCGGGGGTGGACGAGAGGTGGACGCGATGATGCGACGTTCGACGTCGAAACAGCTCGAGACTCGTGGACCGGGTCGGCGCAGAGCCGTTGCCGCGCTCGGCGCGACGGCGGCACTGGCGGTCGGACTGACCCTCGTGGGCGCAACCGGCGCGCAGGCGTGGTCGGGTGGCCCGGGCGGCGGGAACGGGCATCCTGCACCGGCACAGCTGGCACCCCGCACCCAGTTCACGATGGCGCCCGACGGCTCGAGCGGACGCACGCAGGGCGGTGACGGCATCCCGAACATCGACGTCGTCAAGAAGACGATCGCCACCTATTACGGCGACCCGGGAACAGGCATTGCGAACACGACGAGATCGCCGTACATCAGCGAGATGACGTCGATCATCGCCAGGGCGACTCAGCAGCTGAAGCCGGCCTACGACAAGGCGATCAGACGGCACGAGAAGCCCGCGATCGTGTTCGACGCCGATGACACCACGTTGTGGACCTATGACATGGAGGTCGGCGACATGCACTTCAACTACAACCCGACAGAGCAGGATGTCTGGGTGCAGGGTGAGAAGTTCCCCGCCGTCCCCGGCATGGTCGCCTTCGTCAACAAGGCCAAGGCCATCGGCTACACCGTCTTCGGGCTCACCGGCCGCAACGACGACCAGAAGTCCGCCACCCTCGGCAACCTCGCGAACGACGGATACACCGCGTTCACGGCGAACGACTTCTACACGAAGTGGACGGGCAAGGGCGCGTCGCAGCAGCCGTCGTACATCCGGTGCGCGACGAGCAGCTGCACCACCGTCGAGTTCAAGGCGCTCACCCGCAAGCACATCGAGAAAGACCTCGGATACACGATCACGCTCAACGTGGGCGACCAGTGGTCCGACCTGCAGGGCGGCTTCGCCGACAGCATCCTCAAGCTTCCCAACCCGACCTACTACCTGCCGTCGCCGGATCTTCCCGGCGTCTCCGAGCCGCGCTTGGCTCCGCGCACTCACTTCACGATGAAGGCGGACGGCTCGAGCGGTCTCACGCAGGGCGGTGAGGGCATCCCGAACATCGACTCGGTGAAGAGCACGATCGCGACGTATTACGGCGATCCGGGCACCGGCATCGCGAACAAGACCAGCTCGCCGTACATCAGTGAGATGAACCGCATCGTCGCGCAGCAGGCCCGGTCGGTCGCCGCGACGTGCGCCGTGGAGAAGCGGCAGCACCGCAACCCCGCCGTCGTGTTCGATGCCGATGACACCACGTTGTGGACCTACGACATGGAGGTCGGCGACATGCACTTCAACTACAACCCGACAGAGCAGGATGTCTGGGTGCAGGGCGAGAAGTTCCCCGCCGTCCCCGGCATGGTCGCCCTCGAAAAGGCGGTGAGGGCCGCCGGGTGCACGGTGATCGGGCTCACGGGTCGTAACGACGATCAGAAGGCCGCCACGCTGGGCAACCTGGCGAATGACGGCTACGTGGGCTTCACCTCCGCGATCTACTACACGAAGTGGACCGGAGTCGGTGCCTCGCAGCAGCCGTCGTACATCCGCTGCGCCGCTGCCAGCTGCACCACGATCGAGTACAAGTCGCAGACCAGGGCGCACATCGAGTCTGCCTCTGGTGGCCGCTATGACATCGTGGCGAACTTCGGCGACCAGTTCAGCGACTTGATCGGCGGCCACGCCGACCGTACGGTCAAGTTGCCGAACCCCACCTATTACCTGCCGTAGGCATTGGAGGGTGGCCCGGCGTCGTGTCGGCGCCGGGCCACTGCTGTGCTCCCGGCGCCGACACGAAGGAGAACGCATGGACTGGGCTGTCATCGCCGATTTCGGAACCGCCATCGGCACCCTCGTGCTGGCCATCGCGACGTTCTCCGCGACGCGTTCCGCCACCAGGTCGGCGCGGTTCGCCGAGCGGGCGCTCATGGAGGGGCTCCGTCCGCTTCTGCTGCCGTCGAACTTCGGCGACGAGACACAGAAGGTGCACTTCATCGACGGCCGATGGCTGGTGGTCAAGGGTGGACGTGCGACCATGACGATCGACGAGCAGGCGGTCGCCCTCGTGCTCTCCGTGCGCAACGTCGGTTCCGGGCTGGCCGTGCTGCACGGGTGGAGCATCGCGGCCTCGCCGCGCGACGCGCCGGCCGCCCCCGAGGACTTCCATCGGCTCACCCGCGACATCTACGTCTCGACCAGCTACGTCGGGTTCGTGCAGGTGGCGATCCGCGATGCACAGTCCGACGCCTACCGAGAGGTCGTCGACCACGTCGCCAACGGCGAGTACGTGCTCGTCGACGTGCTCTACGGCGACGCAGAGGGGTCGCAACGCGTGATCACGCGGTTCAGCGTGTCGAAGGGACCGGCCGAGCATCCGGGAGACGAGGAGCTCTTCATCAACGTGTCGCGCCACTGGAACATCGACCTGCCGGCGCCCCGACGATGAGCGATAGTCTGCACACCATGTCAGAGGCCCCCACATCTGCGGCACCGGATGCCGCGCCCGTCGTCGCGCAGAAGCCGGCGAACCTGCCGCTCTCCAAGCGACCGTTCGACATCGTCTTCCTGGTGATCTTCGCGGTGTTCATCGTCACCTGCATCATCAGCGACTCGGTCGAGGGGCTCGGTCTCGATCAGGTGAAGGACTCCCCCAACCTCCTCGTGCAGTGGAACTACTGGTACGCGTCGAACTTCGACCCGCTGTACCAGTCGCATCCGGTGTGGCTGCGGTTCATCAGCGGCACGTCGGCTTTCGTCTACGTGGCGTTCTACGTGCTGCTCATCATCGCGATCCTGCGCAAATGGAACTGGATCCAGCTGCCCAGCGTCATCTACGCCACGATGATCATCTCGCTCACCGGCATCCCGATCTTCGGCGTCGAGTTCTTCGGCTCGGCCGCCGAACGCACCCCGAATCCCGCCGTGTTCCTGGCCTTCAACCTGCCGTACATCGTGTTCCCGCTGCTGCTGCTCATCCGCATGCGCAAGCCGTTGCCCTTCACACGGAGGTTCTGACCCCCGAGCCCTCGTCGTGTGCTTCCGGCCCCGACGGGAGTGTGCGCATCCCCCCTCAGCGGCGAGAACACCACGATGGTGCAGTACGCGAGGCCGAGCACTCCGCCGATCCACATGGTGGCGGGGATGCCGATCAGCTGTCCCAGCGCCCCGGCCAGCAGCGCGCCGAGCGGCATCACGCCCCAGACGATGCAGCGGATGGAGGCGTTCATGCGGCCGAGCAGGCGTGGTGGGCACACCCGCTGCCGGAAGCTCACCTGAGCGATGTTGTAGACGAGGGCGGCGAACGTGTTCGCGAACTCGCCGACGATGAGCAACGGGATGGCCGCGCCTGGCAGCACCGACGCCAGCGGGATGAAGAGCCCCGCCACGCTGCCCACGACCGCCGCGACCGGAATGATCGTGCCCTCGCCGATGCGCCTGGTGAGCCACGGCGCGGCGACGGCCCCGAGGATGCCGCCGACCGACGCGCACGACATGAGAAGCCCGTACACCGCGGGCGTCAGCCCGAGACTGCGCAGCACGAGCACGGAGAGCAGCGTGACGGTGATCGCCCCGGTGAAGTTCGCCGCGGCCGTGGTCATGGTGATGCGCCAGATGAGCCGCTGACCCCAGATGAAGCCGAGGCCCTCGCCGATCTCGCGCCACAGCGAGCGGCCCTCCGTGCGATCCGGCCTCGTCTCCCGGTCGGGCACGAAGAGCAGGCAGAGGAACGAGACGATGTAGCCGATCGCGGTGCACGCCAGCACGAACGGCGCCGTGAGCAAGGCGAGCAGTCCACCGGCCGCTGCGGGCCCGGCCACCTGCGAGATCTGCGCCGTCGCCTGCAGCCTGGCGTTGGCACCGCCGATCTGATCGGACCTCACGAGCACGGGCACGAAGCTCTGGTATCCGACGTCGAAGAACACCGTCGCTCCGCCCACCACCACGGCGATCACGTAGACGTGCCAGATCTGCAGGGCGCCGAGCATCCAGAGCGCGGGGATCAGCGCCAGCGCGACGGCGCGCACGAGGTCGGCGGCGATCATCACCCTGCGCTTGCGCATGCGGTCGACCCAGGCGCCGACAGGCAGACCGATGACGAGGAATGCCGCTTGCTGGGCGGCGTTCAGCACGCCGACCTGCCACTCGGTCGCGCCGAGCATCGTGATCGCGAGCACGGGGATGGCCAGTCCGGAGAGCGTCGCTCCGAACTCGCTCACGGTCTCCCCCGCCCAGAGCGTGAGGAAGGCCGGGTACCGGTTCAGCGACGGCGCGGCCACGAGGCTCTCTGCGGCCGGGGGCGCGGCATCGGAGGAGGCATCGGGCGTGCTCGGGCCGGTCATCCCCTCATTCTGCGTCAGTGATTGGGAATCGTCAATCACTTAACCGCGACCCCGTTGACGCCGACGCGAATGGATGCCCCGACTACCGTGGGTGCATGAGCATGACTGCCGAGGCGCGCGCCCTCGCCTCGCCGCTGAGACTGCGCATCCTGCGGATCTGCCTGCACGAGCCGCGCACCAACAAGGAGATCGCGCAGACTCTCGGCATGAACCCGGGCAGCACCCTGCACCACGTGCGCACCCTGGTGAACACGGGCTTCCTGGCGGCGCAGGCACCCCGCAAGGGCGCCCGCGGCGCCCGCGAGGTGCCCTATCTCGCCACGCAGCGGTCGTGGGACACGCCGGTGCCCGGGATCGGACCGATCCTCGTGCAGACGTTCCTCGACGAGGCGGCCGAGGTCGCCCCTGACGATCTGGGCATCATCCGGCTCGGGCTCAAGGTCACGCAGGACGACGCGAAGGAACTGTTGCAGCGCCTGCAGGAGCTGCTCGTCGAGTTCAAGGACCGGCCGTCGTCGCCCGATGGCGATGCGATCTCGGTCTTCGTGGCCGTCCACCCCGACCGCTCCGCCTGAACCCCGGACAGCACGAACCCCGCGCGACCGAGGGGCGACGCGGGGTTCAGCCGATCGACGTCAGGCGAAGATCTTGACGCCGTTCACCAGCTTGAAGGTCGGTGCGATCACGATCGCGAAGAACGGCACGGCGATGCGCAGGAAGTACACCAGCGGCACGAGGTGCGCGAAGTCGCCGAGAGCGAACCCGGCGACGGCGATGAGGCCGAACAACAACGCCAGGCCGAAGCCCTTGACCGTGGCGAGGAAGGGAGCGGCGAAACCGATGCTCGCGATCACGATTCCGACGTCGACGATGAACGGCTGCCATGCACCGGCATCGCCGAGCGCGACGCCCGCCACGATCCAGGCTGCGATGGCGACGAGCCAGAACAGCACGAACACGGCACCGGCGATGCGCTTGTCGAGTTCACCCTTCGGCGGCCGAGCGATCATCGTGTAGTCCTTCCGACGGTGATGGTCCCTCCCGCGAACGGCGGGAGAGCGAGAAGCTGTGGGCCGATGGCCCTCTCGATGATATCGCCGCTTCGGGGGCCGCCGCGATCCGACGCAGCCCGTACCGTACGGATACCGTTGGAGGCATGTACACGAGCTACGTCGCCATCGGGGACAGCTTCACGGAGGGCGTCGGCGACGTTCTGCCCGACGGACGGGTGCGCGGCTGGGCGGACCTCGTCGCAGCGGGGCTCGCGGCGGCGGCCGACGAGCCCGTGCTGTACGCCAACCTCGCGATCCGCGGCCGCAAGCTCGCCCCGATCGTCGGCGAGCAGCTGGATGCCGCGCTCACCCTGCACCCGCAGCTGCTGAGCATCAACGGAGGCGGCAACGACATCATGCGGCCGAAGGTCTCGATAGACGACGTCGCGGCGCAGACGTCGGTGGCGGTGTCGAAGGCGGTGGATGCGGGCATCCACGTTCTGCTGCTCAGCGGCGCGAACCCGAGCGACAACCTCCCTGGCGGCCGCACGATGCAGCGCAGAGGCGACGAACTCGCCGACCGGGTGCGTGCGACCATCCCGGAGCACGGAGTGACCTTCGTGGACAACTTCGCCGACGCGGGCCTGCGCGACCTGCGCTACTGGTCGGTCGACCGCCTGCATCTCAACGCGTTCGGTCACGCTCGTGTGGCCTCGAACGTGCTGACCGCGCTGGGCGTGCCCGTGCCCGTCGCGTGGCAGGTGGACGAGGTCGCGGCCCAGAGCCCGCTCGGCCGACGGGCGCCGTCGCCGGCCTACTACCGGGAGTACGTTCTGCCGTGGATCGGCCGACGTCTCACCGGGCGCTCGTCGGGAGACGGACGCGTCGCCAAGCTCGCCGAGCTCACACCCGTGGATCCCCAGATCGTGTTCTAGCCATGATCTTCGAGGACCGAGCGGATGCCGGCCGCCGACTCGCCGCCGACTGCCTGCCGCGTCGAGACGGCTGGCACTCCCCCATCGTCCTCGGTGTTCCGCGGGGCGGCGTACCCGTCGCGCACCCCGTCGCGCAGTCGCTCGGCGCCCGGTTGGACGTGATCCTCGTGCGCAAACTGGGGCTGCCGCGCAACGAGGAGGTCGCGATGGGTGCGATCGGCGAGGGCGTGCGGGTGCTCGACGACGGCATGATCCGCGCGATGGGCGTGACGGCCGACGACCTCGAGAGGATCGAGGCGCGCGAGCAGCGCGAGCTCGAACGCCGGGTGCGCACGTACCGGCAGGGTCGCGCGCCCCTTTCCTTGGCGGGGAGAACGGCCGTCATCGTGGACGACGGCCTGGCGACGGGAGCGACGGCGCGCGCCGCGTGCGCCGTCGCGCGTGCGGAGGGTGCGGCATCCGTCGTGCTCGCGGTGCCGGTCGCACCGCCGGACTGGGAACCGCAGCCCGGCGTCGACGCCGACGAGTTCGTGTGCGTCGCACGCCCGCGCGGC from Humibacter ginsenosidimutans harbors:
- a CDS encoding ArsR/SmtB family transcription factor, with the translated sequence MSMTAEARALASPLRLRILRICLHEPRTNKEIAQTLGMNPGSTLHHVRTLVNTGFLAAQAPRKGARGAREVPYLATQRSWDTPVPGIGPILVQTFLDEAAEVAPDDLGIIRLGLKVTQDDAKELLQRLQELLVEFKDRPSSPDGDAISVFVAVHPDRSA
- a CDS encoding SGNH/GDSL hydrolase family protein, with the protein product MYTSYVAIGDSFTEGVGDVLPDGRVRGWADLVAAGLAAAADEPVLYANLAIRGRKLAPIVGEQLDAALTLHPQLLSINGGGNDIMRPKVSIDDVAAQTSVAVSKAVDAGIHVLLLSGANPSDNLPGGRTMQRRGDELADRVRATIPEHGVTFVDNFADAGLRDLRYWSVDRLHLNAFGHARVASNVLTALGVPVPVAWQVDEVAAQSPLGRRAPSPAYYREYVLPWIGRRLTGRSSGDGRVAKLAELTPVDPQIVF
- a CDS encoding HAD family acid phosphatase, with amino-acid sequence MMRRSTSKQLETRGPGRRRAVAALGATAALAVGLTLVGATGAQAWSGGPGGGNGHPAPAQLAPRTQFTMAPDGSSGRTQGGDGIPNIDVVKKTIATYYGDPGTGIANTTRSPYISEMTSIIARATQQLKPAYDKAIRRHEKPAIVFDADDTTLWTYDMEVGDMHFNYNPTEQDVWVQGEKFPAVPGMVAFVNKAKAIGYTVFGLTGRNDDQKSATLGNLANDGYTAFTANDFYTKWTGKGASQQPSYIRCATSSCTTVEFKALTRKHIEKDLGYTITLNVGDQWSDLQGGFADSILKLPNPTYYLPSPDLPGVSEPRLAPRTHFTMKADGSSGLTQGGEGIPNIDSVKSTIATYYGDPGTGIANKTSSPYISEMNRIVAQQARSVAATCAVEKRQHRNPAVVFDADDTTLWTYDMEVGDMHFNYNPTEQDVWVQGEKFPAVPGMVALEKAVRAAGCTVIGLTGRNDDQKAATLGNLANDGYVGFTSAIYYTKWTGVGASQQPSYIRCAAASCTTIEYKSQTRAHIESASGGRYDIVANFGDQFSDLIGGHADRTVKLPNPTYYLP
- a CDS encoding phosphoribosyltransferase, with translation MIFEDRADAGRRLAADCLPRRDGWHSPIVLGVPRGGVPVAHPVAQSLGARLDVILVRKLGLPRNEEVAMGAIGEGVRVLDDGMIRAMGVTADDLERIEAREQRELERRVRTYRQGRAPLSLAGRTAVIVDDGLATGATARAACAVARAEGAASVVLAVPVAPPDWEPQPGVDADEFVCVARPRGFFAIGQWYHDFTQTTDDEVRRLLTESPD
- a CDS encoding EXPERA domain-containing protein, translating into MSEAPTSAAPDAAPVVAQKPANLPLSKRPFDIVFLVIFAVFIVTCIISDSVEGLGLDQVKDSPNLLVQWNYWYASNFDPLYQSHPVWLRFISGTSAFVYVAFYVLLIIAILRKWNWIQLPSVIYATMIISLTGIPIFGVEFFGSAAERTPNPAVFLAFNLPYIVFPLLLLIRMRKPLPFTRRF